From Streptomyces sp. NBC_01460, a single genomic window includes:
- a CDS encoding NAD(P)-dependent alcohol dehydrogenase, which translates to MKYRAAVLRSYETPFAVEEIVLSTGPAAGEILVEIAGCGMCRTDLAVRRSAGRTPLPAVLGHEGAGVVVASGDGADSAIGVGDHVVLSFDSCGDCRNCRGAAPAYCDSFASLNLFGGREEGASRFTDAVGGALGSRWFGQSSFAEYALVPARNAVRVDPDLPLELLGPLGCGALTGAGAVLNTFRAGPGDTLVVLGAGAVGLAAVMAATAAGVRTVAVDRHRGRLDLAERFGAVPMPAVTVGLAERIRRHTDGGAQYALDTTASAPLINDALRALRPTGTLGLVARLHTALPLEPGTLDGGRSIRHICEGDAVPELLIPRLIGLWQAGRFPFDQLIRTYPLADINEAERDCDAGRVIKPVLLPERRDR; encoded by the coding sequence ATGAAGTACCGAGCCGCCGTGCTGCGCTCGTACGAGACCCCGTTCGCGGTGGAGGAGATCGTCCTGAGCACCGGGCCGGCCGCCGGTGAGATCCTCGTAGAGATCGCGGGATGCGGAATGTGCCGGACCGATCTCGCGGTCCGGCGATCAGCCGGCCGCACACCGCTGCCGGCGGTCCTCGGACACGAGGGAGCCGGAGTCGTGGTGGCGTCGGGCGATGGCGCGGACAGCGCGATCGGCGTCGGTGACCACGTCGTGCTGAGCTTCGATTCCTGCGGAGACTGCCGTAACTGCCGCGGAGCGGCCCCCGCCTACTGCGACTCCTTCGCCTCACTCAACCTCTTCGGGGGACGTGAGGAGGGCGCGTCACGGTTCACCGATGCCGTCGGGGGAGCGCTGGGATCCCGGTGGTTCGGCCAGTCCTCCTTCGCCGAATACGCCCTCGTCCCGGCACGTAACGCCGTCCGGGTCGACCCGGACCTGCCGCTCGAACTGCTCGGTCCGCTCGGCTGCGGCGCCCTCACCGGTGCCGGAGCGGTGCTGAACACCTTCCGTGCCGGTCCCGGCGACACCCTCGTCGTACTCGGCGCGGGAGCGGTGGGCCTGGCCGCGGTCATGGCTGCCACAGCCGCCGGCGTACGGACCGTGGCCGTCGACCGGCATCGCGGGCGCCTGGACCTGGCCGAGCGGTTCGGCGCGGTCCCGATGCCCGCCGTGACGGTCGGGCTGGCCGAGCGCATCCGTCGGCACACCGACGGTGGCGCGCAGTACGCCCTCGACACAACGGCCTCCGCCCCGCTCATCAACGACGCGCTCCGCGCTCTGCGCCCGACCGGCACCCTCGGTCTCGTGGCACGCCTCCACACCGCACTGCCACTCGAACCGGGCACGCTCGACGGAGGCCGCAGTATCCGGCACATCTGTGAGGGGGACGCCGTACCCGAACTGCTGATACCCCGGCTGATCGGTCTGTGGCAGGCAGGCCGCTTCCCCTTCGACCAACTGATC